In Pseudomonas fluorescens, a genomic segment contains:
- a CDS encoding DUF6124 family protein, translated as MQSVNPPTTLFTLIPDVPTETLLINSYETVCSVSTLLLDLSDDLTGKHRDVALAIHQLSELSVLLVGKAMDQHAPRC; from the coding sequence ATGCAAAGCGTCAATCCCCCGACTACGCTGTTCACGCTCATCCCCGATGTCCCCACCGAAACCCTGCTGATCAACAGCTACGAAACCGTGTGCTCCGTCAGCACCTTGCTGCTCGACCTGTCTGATGACCTTACCGGCAAACACCGTGATGTTGCCCTGGCCATTCACCAATTGAGCGAACTAAGCGTGTTGCTGGTGGGCAAAGCCATGGACCAGCACGCACCACGCTGCTAA
- a CDS encoding LacI family DNA-binding transcriptional regulator, which yields MMTSKNDKNTRTTGRPTLNEVARLAGVSPITASRALRGISTVATELVEKVQRAAAELNYVVNPAARALASAQSHSVVVLVPSLSNLLFIETLEAIHQVLQPKGFEVLIGNSHYSRDEEENLLRNYMAYQPRGLLLTGFDRTESARRMVEASNVPCVYMMDLDPNAGVNCVGFSQLAAGETAAAHLLSRGRKRLAYIGAQLDQRTLLRGEGFRRALQQAGLYDPALELLTPRPSSVGLGGELFLQLLAAHPDVDAIFFGNDDLAQGALLEALRHGINVPERVAVLGFNDLPASSFMVPRLSSISTPREAIGRRAAEHLLTIMAGNKIAKPVVDMGFELQVREST from the coding sequence CTGATGACCTCTAAGAACGATAAAAATACCCGCACCACCGGTCGCCCTACCCTCAATGAAGTCGCCCGCCTGGCCGGCGTCAGCCCGATTACCGCCTCGCGCGCGCTGCGCGGCATCAGCACCGTGGCCACCGAACTGGTGGAAAAAGTGCAGCGAGCCGCCGCCGAACTCAACTATGTGGTCAACCCCGCCGCCCGTGCCCTGGCTTCGGCCCAGAGCCATTCGGTGGTGGTGTTGGTGCCGTCGTTGTCCAACCTGCTGTTTATCGAAACCCTCGAAGCCATCCATCAGGTACTGCAGCCCAAGGGGTTCGAAGTACTGATCGGCAACTCCCATTACTCGCGCGATGAAGAAGAAAACCTGCTGCGCAACTACATGGCCTACCAGCCACGGGGGTTGCTGCTGACCGGGTTCGATCGCACCGAAAGCGCGCGACGGATGGTCGAGGCCAGCAATGTGCCCTGTGTGTACATGATGGATCTGGACCCGAATGCGGGCGTGAACTGCGTGGGTTTCTCGCAGTTGGCCGCAGGTGAAACGGCAGCGGCGCATTTGCTCTCCCGTGGGCGCAAGCGCCTGGCCTATATCGGTGCGCAACTGGACCAACGTACCCTGCTGCGCGGCGAGGGTTTCCGCCGGGCGTTGCAACAAGCAGGGCTGTACGACCCGGCGCTGGAACTGCTGACACCGCGCCCTTCCTCGGTCGGCCTGGGTGGCGAGCTGTTCCTGCAATTGCTGGCGGCGCACCCGGATGTGGACGCGATCTTCTTCGGCAACGACGACCTGGCGCAAGGTGCGCTGCTGGAAGCCCTGCGCCATGGCATCAACGTGCCGGAGCGCGTGGCCGTGCTGGGCTTTAACGACCTGCCAGCGTCGTCTTTCATGGTGCCGCGCTTGAGCAGCATCAGCACCCCCAGGGAAGCGATCGGTCGACGTGCGGCGGAGCATTTGTTGACGATCATGGCGGGTAACAAGATCGCCAAGCCGGTAGTGGATATGGGGTTTGAATTGCAGGTGCGGGAAAGCACGTAG
- a CDS encoding gluconokinase, producing the protein MSQPVTALVIMGVAGCGKTSVSEALCRLNGATAIEGDSFHPAANIEKMSAGHPLNDDDRAGWLDILCDELRRSLKAGEHPVLTCSALKKKYRDHLREAAPGLGFVFLELTREVAADRVSHRPGHFMPASLIDSQFATLESPKGEPLTLALNASEDSVEALAEQTNAWWLQHGFEPTR; encoded by the coding sequence ATGAGTCAACCTGTTACCGCCCTGGTCATCATGGGTGTTGCCGGCTGTGGCAAGACCAGCGTCAGCGAGGCCCTGTGCCGCCTGAACGGTGCCACGGCCATTGAAGGCGACAGCTTTCACCCCGCCGCGAACATCGAAAAGATGAGCGCCGGCCACCCCCTCAACGACGACGACCGCGCCGGCTGGCTCGACATCCTGTGCGATGAACTGCGCCGCTCGCTCAAAGCCGGTGAACACCCGGTACTCACCTGCTCCGCGCTGAAAAAGAAATACCGCGACCACCTGCGCGAAGCCGCGCCTGGCCTGGGCTTTGTATTCCTGGAACTGACCCGTGAAGTCGCCGCCGACCGCGTGTCCCATCGCCCCGGCCATTTCATGCCGGCCAGCCTCATAGACAGCCAGTTCGCCACCCTTGAATCGCCCAAGGGCGAGCCCCTGACCCTGGCTCTAAACGCCAGCGAAGACAGCGTCGAGGCGCTGGCCGAGCAGACCAACGCCTGGTGGCTGCAACACGGTTTTGAACCAACCCGATAA
- a CDS encoding GntP family permease, which produces MFGMSHESYLLLDAVVTIIGLIVLITRFKVHPFIALIIAAGFLGLTSGMPVDKIIKAFQDGFGGVLGFVGIILALGTMLGKMMAESGGADQIAQTLIRAFGKEKVQWAMMFAAFLVGIPLFFEIGFVLLIPLVFIVARRTGVSLIKIGIPLLAGLSAVHGLVPPHPGPLLAIGVFGADIGKTILYGLIVALPTAIIAGPIFGTFIAKYIPGNPSQELVDQLARESEHKTLPSFSITLITVLLPVFLMLLKTFADIALAEGHVVRNWMDMIGHPISALLLALLLSLYTFGHRQGIHSKQILKLLDASLAPTAAIILIIGAGGGFKQMLVTSGVGDVIGHMAVNAQINPILLAWLVAAVIRVATGSATVATITGAGIVVPVVGMIPGVNRELLVLATGAGSLILSHVNDAGFWLVKQYFNMTVAETFKTWTAMETILSVVALIFIMLLSLVV; this is translated from the coding sequence ATGTTTGGCATGTCCCACGAGTCGTACCTGCTGTTAGATGCAGTCGTTACCATCATCGGGCTGATCGTATTGATTACCCGGTTCAAGGTTCACCCGTTCATTGCGCTGATCATCGCGGCCGGCTTCCTCGGCCTGACCTCGGGTATGCCCGTGGACAAGATCATCAAGGCATTCCAGGACGGTTTCGGCGGGGTGCTTGGCTTTGTCGGCATCATCCTCGCGCTGGGTACGATGCTCGGCAAGATGATGGCTGAATCCGGCGGTGCCGATCAGATCGCCCAGACCTTGATCCGCGCCTTCGGCAAGGAAAAGGTCCAGTGGGCCATGATGTTCGCCGCGTTCCTGGTGGGCATTCCGCTGTTCTTCGAGATCGGCTTTGTGCTGTTGATCCCGTTGGTGTTTATCGTTGCGCGCCGTACCGGCGTGTCGCTGATCAAGATCGGTATCCCGTTGCTGGCCGGCCTGTCGGCGGTGCACGGCCTGGTGCCACCGCACCCGGGTCCACTGCTGGCCATCGGCGTGTTTGGCGCGGATATCGGCAAGACCATCCTGTATGGCCTGATCGTCGCACTGCCGACGGCCATCATTGCCGGCCCGATCTTCGGTACGTTCATTGCCAAGTACATTCCCGGCAACCCGTCCCAGGAGCTGGTCGACCAATTGGCCCGCGAGTCGGAGCACAAGACGTTGCCGAGCTTCAGCATCACCCTGATCACCGTGCTGCTGCCGGTGTTCCTGATGCTGCTGAAAACCTTCGCCGACATCGCCCTGGCCGAAGGCCACGTGGTGCGCAACTGGATGGACATGATCGGTCACCCGATCAGCGCCTTGCTGCTGGCCTTGCTGCTGTCGCTGTACACCTTTGGCCATCGCCAGGGTATCCACTCCAAACAAATCCTCAAGCTGCTCGACGCCAGCCTGGCGCCGACCGCCGCGATCATCCTGATCATCGGTGCCGGTGGTGGCTTCAAGCAGATGCTGGTGACCAGCGGTGTGGGTGACGTGATCGGCCATATGGCGGTCAACGCGCAGATCAACCCGATTTTGCTGGCGTGGCTGGTGGCGGCGGTGATTCGTGTGGCGACGGGTTCGGCGACCGTAGCGACCATTACGGGGGCTGGCATTGTGGTGCCGGTGGTGGGGATGATCCCAGGGGTCAACCGCGAGCTGCTGGTACTGGCGACCGGGGCGGGCTCGTTGATCCTGTCTCACGTCAACGATGCTGGCTTCTGGCTGGTCAAGCAGTACTTCAACATGACCGTGGCCGAGACATTCAAGACCTGGACGGCGATGGAAACCATCCTGTCGGTGGTGGCGCTGATCTTTATCATGTTGCTGTCGTTGGTGGTCTAA
- the alaC gene encoding alanine transaminase, translated as MADQGSPRRFARIDRLPPYVFNITAELKMAARRRGEDIIDLSMGNPDGATPPHIVEKMVTVAQREDTHGYSTSKGIPRLRRAISRWYKDRYDVDIDPESEAIVTIGSKEGLAHLMLATLDQGDTVLVPNPSYPIHIYGAVIAGAQVRSVPLVPGVDFFAELERAIRGSIPKPKMMILGFPSNPTAQCVELDFFERVIALAKQYDVLVVHDLAYADIVYDGWKAPSIMQVPGAKDIAVEFFTLSKSYNMAGWRIGFMVGNPELVNALARIKSYHDYGTFTPLQVAAIAALEGDQQCVKDIAEQYRQRRNVLVKGLHELGWMVENPKASMYVWAKIPEAYAAMGSLEFAKKLLQEAKVCVSPGIGFGEYGDDHVRFALIENQDRIRQAVRGIRGMFRADGLVAKA; from the coding sequence ATGGCCGACCAAGGTTCGCCGCGCCGCTTTGCGCGCATCGATCGACTCCCCCCTTACGTGTTCAATATCACTGCCGAGCTGAAGATGGCTGCGCGTCGGCGCGGCGAAGACATCATCGACTTGAGCATGGGTAACCCCGACGGCGCCACGCCTCCCCATATCGTGGAGAAAATGGTCACCGTCGCCCAGCGTGAAGATACCCACGGCTACTCCACCTCCAAAGGCATTCCACGTCTGCGCCGGGCGATTTCACGCTGGTACAAAGACCGCTACGACGTGGACATCGACCCCGAGTCGGAAGCCATCGTCACCATCGGTTCCAAGGAAGGCCTGGCGCACTTGATGCTGGCCACCCTGGACCAGGGCGACACCGTACTGGTGCCCAACCCGAGCTACCCGATTCATATCTACGGTGCCGTGATTGCCGGTGCCCAGGTGCGTTCGGTGCCGCTGGTGCCCGGCGTGGACTTCTTCGCCGAGCTGGAACGGGCGATTCGCGGCTCGATCCCCAAGCCGAAGATGATGATCCTGGGCTTCCCGTCCAACCCCACCGCGCAGTGTGTGGAGTTGGATTTCTTCGAACGGGTGATTGCGCTGGCCAAACAGTACGACGTACTGGTGGTGCATGACCTGGCGTACGCGGACATTGTCTACGACGGCTGGAAAGCCCCCTCGATCATGCAGGTGCCTGGGGCAAAGGATATTGCGGTGGAGTTTTTCACCCTGTCCAAGAGCTACAACATGGCCGGCTGGCGTATTGGTTTCATGGTCGGTAACCCGGAACTGGTCAACGCGCTGGCACGGATCAAGAGCTACCACGACTACGGCACCTTTACCCCGCTGCAAGTCGCCGCGATTGCGGCGCTGGAAGGCGACCAACAGTGCGTCAAGGACATCGCCGAGCAGTACCGCCAGCGCCGCAATGTGCTGGTCAAGGGCCTGCATGAACTGGGCTGGATGGTCGAGAACCCGAAGGCGTCGATGTACGTCTGGGCGAAAATTCCCGAAGCCTATGCCGCCATGGGCTCGCTGGAATTTGCCAAGAAACTGCTGCAGGAAGCCAAGGTGTGCGTGTCGCCGGGGATCGGCTTTGGTGAGTATGGCGATGACCATGTGCGCTTTGCACTGATCGAGAACCAGGACCGGATTCGCCAGGCGGTGCGGGGGATTCGCGGGATGTTCCGGGCGGATGGGTTAGTCGCTAAAGCCTGA
- a CDS encoding GyrI-like domain-containing protein: MDQQTTQPLEPRMKDGKALVIAGVQGRYSKATAGDIPKLWGVFDDSVKHIKKRVGGVTYGVCHNPSHGEFDYMAGVEVPSKGDVPSNFEFVELPAHHYAVFPHYGPVQALEQTYERIMFEWLPHSGYKVAGADFERYSADFDVRKGTGTVEIWLPVEPR; the protein is encoded by the coding sequence ATGGATCAGCAGACAACACAACCGTTAGAGCCGCGCATGAAAGACGGCAAAGCCCTGGTAATCGCGGGGGTGCAAGGGCGTTATTCGAAGGCCACGGCGGGCGATATCCCCAAGCTGTGGGGCGTGTTTGACGACAGCGTAAAACACATCAAGAAACGCGTCGGCGGTGTGACCTACGGCGTTTGCCATAACCCCAGCCACGGTGAATTCGATTACATGGCGGGGGTGGAAGTGCCGTCCAAAGGCGATGTGCCGAGCAACTTCGAGTTCGTCGAACTGCCTGCGCACCACTACGCCGTGTTCCCGCACTATGGCCCGGTGCAGGCGCTGGAGCAGACCTACGAGCGCATCATGTTCGAGTGGTTGCCGCACTCGGGCTACAAGGTGGCGGGGGCGGATTTCGAGCGCTACAGCGCGGATTTCGATGTACGCAAGGGCACGGGGACGGTGGAGATCTGGTTGCCCGTGGAACCCCGGTAA
- a CDS encoding GNAT family N-acetyltransferase, whose protein sequence is MQTRLVAYEALNAVQQQQVGALEVHPEQLPFCGDMYCALNTLLVNPSPGVKGFALLADERPVAFLLLKRPPCLPHWADEHSATLHALQVDRQQQGRGFGKACLQALPAAAIQAWPQIKALELSVDTDNVAAMGLYLGAGWVDSGEAYQGRVGYERRLRWVFGRYGVGLL, encoded by the coding sequence ATGCAAACCCGCCTTGTCGCCTACGAGGCGCTGAATGCTGTGCAACAACAGCAAGTCGGCGCCCTCGAAGTTCATCCTGAGCAGTTGCCGTTTTGCGGCGACATGTATTGCGCACTCAACACCCTGCTGGTCAACCCAAGCCCGGGCGTCAAAGGCTTTGCGCTGCTGGCCGACGAGCGTCCGGTGGCGTTCCTCCTGCTCAAGCGCCCGCCCTGCCTGCCGCACTGGGCGGATGAACACAGCGCCACGCTGCATGCGCTACAGGTGGATCGGCAGCAGCAGGGCCGGGGCTTTGGCAAGGCGTGTTTGCAGGCGCTGCCGGCGGCGGCGATACAGGCGTGGCCGCAGATCAAGGCGCTGGAATTGTCGGTGGACACGGACAATGTGGCGGCGATGGGGCTGTATCTGGGCGCCGGATGGGTGGACAGCGGGGAGGCGTATCAGGGGCGGGTTGGGTATGAGCGGAGGTTGAGGTGGGTGTTTGGTCGATACGGTGTTGGCCTGCTTTAA
- a CDS encoding YybH family protein, with amino-acid sequence MSTAINTLIEEWKQAVLSRNIDKIVSYYADDIVSFDAVSALQFKGKAAYRAHWEACMEHCPGPGIFEFHELRIVESQDSAFAHWLAHCGGAGPDGEVKACWMRVTAGYQRFNGDWKVVHEHWSAPFDMASGTALFDLKP; translated from the coding sequence ATGAGTACCGCAATCAACACCCTGATCGAAGAATGGAAGCAAGCCGTACTTTCCCGGAATATCGATAAGATTGTCAGCTATTACGCCGACGATATCGTCTCGTTCGATGCCGTGAGCGCCCTGCAGTTCAAAGGCAAGGCGGCCTACCGTGCGCACTGGGAAGCGTGCATGGAACACTGCCCCGGCCCCGGCATTTTCGAGTTCCACGAACTGCGTATCGTCGAGTCCCAGGACAGCGCATTCGCCCACTGGCTGGCCCACTGCGGCGGCGCCGGGCCGGACGGTGAAGTGAAGGCCTGCTGGATGCGGGTGACGGCCGGCTATCAACGTTTTAACGGCGACTGGAAGGTGGTGCATGAGCATTGGTCGGCGCCGTTCGACATGGCAAGCGGCACGGCACTGTTCGACCTGAAACCTTGA
- a CDS encoding YciI family protein, whose amino-acid sequence MKYLCLIYSNEQLLHTSPDSPKDPECLAYAQSIQASGRMLAAEPLESVSTATTVRMRNGKLSITDGPFAETKEQLAGFYLIEARDLNEAIQVAGGIPAARVGSVEVRPVRELNL is encoded by the coding sequence ATGAAATACCTGTGCCTGATCTACAGCAATGAGCAGCTGTTGCACACTTCGCCAGACAGCCCCAAAGACCCGGAGTGTCTCGCCTACGCCCAGTCGATACAGGCCAGCGGGCGCATGCTCGCCGCCGAGCCGCTGGAGTCGGTGAGCACGGCCACCACCGTGCGCATGCGCAATGGCAAGCTGTCGATTACCGACGGGCCCTTTGCCGAAACCAAGGAGCAGCTCGCCGGGTTCTACCTGATCGAGGCGCGGGACTTGAATGAAGCGATCCAGGTGGCCGGTGGCATTCCGGCCGCTCGGGTCGGCAGTGTGGAAGTGCGCCCCGTGCGCGAATTGAATCTCTGA
- a CDS encoding SRPBCC family protein — protein MPKQPAEFELSISRVIDAPRSRVFRAWTEPALLQQWWGPHGMTTPECEMNLWVGGLFRTLMRAPDGSEYPTQGVFLEIDAPNRLVFTDAFMPGWIPSGKPFMSAEVTFEEQDGKTLYTARAMHWSAEDKQAHEAMGFHDGWGQSLDRLVTLVTQGMRD, from the coding sequence ATGCCCAAGCAACCTGCCGAATTTGAGCTGTCCATCAGCCGCGTGATCGATGCGCCGCGCAGCCGTGTGTTCCGCGCCTGGACCGAACCTGCCCTGTTGCAACAATGGTGGGGGCCCCACGGCATGACCACCCCCGAGTGTGAAATGAACCTGTGGGTCGGTGGCCTGTTCCGCACCCTGATGCGCGCACCGGATGGCAGCGAGTACCCGACCCAGGGCGTGTTCCTGGAGATCGACGCGCCCAACCGCCTGGTGTTCACCGATGCCTTCATGCCGGGCTGGATACCTTCGGGCAAGCCGTTCATGAGCGCTGAAGTCACCTTTGAGGAGCAAGACGGCAAGACCCTCTACACCGCTCGCGCCATGCACTGGAGCGCTGAAGACAAACAGGCCCACGAAGCCATGGGCTTTCACGACGGCTGGGGCCAGAGCCTGGACCGCCTGGTGACGCTGGTGACCCAGGGCATGCGCGATTGA
- a CDS encoding RNA polymerase sigma factor, translated as MTPPIEAIYRSESRRVLATLIRLLGDFDLAEEALHEAFFVAVERWPQDGVPSNPRAWLVSTGRFKAIDRLRRQARFTPLLQAQADALEAADWSEEDVEDDCLRLIFTCCHPALAADAQTALTLREVCDLTTEEIARAFLATPTTIAQRIVRAKGKIREAKIPYQVPSLAELPERLDSVLRVIYLVFNEGYSASMGADLTREDLTREAIRLGRLLTQLLPEPEVLGLLALMLLHESRRAARTSASGELVLLDEQDRSLWDTSLMAEGCALVEQALTQRGFGPYCLQAAIAAVHAEARSAGETDWPQIIGLYDVLLRAVPSPVIELNRAVAVAMRDGPLAGLQQVEAILARGELQDYHLAHSARGEFCRQLGRVEEARRAYETALSLTQQIPEKRFLEHRLAELDSPKQ; from the coding sequence TTGACGCCTCCCATCGAGGCGATCTACCGCAGTGAGTCCCGGCGCGTCCTCGCCACGCTGATCCGTTTGCTGGGGGATTTCGACCTCGCCGAAGAAGCCTTGCACGAGGCGTTCTTCGTCGCGGTCGAGCGCTGGCCGCAAGACGGTGTGCCGAGCAACCCACGCGCCTGGCTGGTGTCGACCGGACGCTTCAAGGCCATCGATCGTCTGCGCCGCCAGGCCCGGTTTACCCCGTTGTTGCAGGCGCAGGCCGACGCACTGGAAGCCGCTGACTGGAGTGAGGAAGACGTGGAAGACGACTGTCTGCGCCTGATCTTCACCTGCTGCCACCCTGCGTTGGCGGCCGACGCCCAGACGGCGCTGACCTTGCGTGAGGTCTGCGACCTCACCACCGAAGAAATCGCCCGCGCCTTCCTGGCCACGCCCACCACCATCGCCCAACGCATCGTGCGGGCCAAGGGCAAGATCCGCGAGGCGAAGATTCCCTATCAGGTGCCGTCCCTGGCCGAATTACCCGAACGCCTGGACAGTGTGCTGCGCGTGATTTACCTGGTGTTCAACGAAGGCTACTCGGCGTCCATGGGCGCGGATCTGACCCGCGAAGACCTGACCCGTGAGGCCATCCGCCTCGGTCGCTTGTTGACCCAATTGCTGCCCGAACCGGAAGTCCTGGGCTTGCTGGCGTTGATGCTGCTCCACGAATCCCGCCGCGCCGCGCGCACCTCGGCCAGCGGCGAACTGGTGCTGTTGGATGAACAGGACCGTTCGTTGTGGGATACGTCCTTGATGGCTGAAGGTTGCGCGCTGGTGGAACAGGCACTGACCCAGCGGGGTTTTGGCCCGTATTGCCTGCAAGCGGCGATTGCGGCGGTGCATGCCGAGGCACGCAGCGCCGGGGAAACGGATTGGCCGCAGATTATTGGGCTCTACGATGTATTGCTCAGGGCGGTGCCTTCGCCAGTCATTGAATTGAACCGCGCCGTGGCGGTGGCCATGCGCGATGGACCGTTGGCGGGCTTGCAGCAGGTGGAGGCGATTCTGGCGCGCGGGGAGTTGCAGGATTACCACTTGGCGCATTCGGCGCGGGGCGAGTTTTGCCGGCAGTTGGGACGGGTGGAAGAGGCCCGCAGGGCCTATGAAACAGCCCTGTCACTGACCCAGCAGATCCCTGAAAAACGCTTCCTCGAACACCGCCTGGCCGAACTCGATTCCCCCAAGCAATGA
- a CDS encoding LysR family transcriptional regulator, whose protein sequence is MASNEVLQAFVQAATQGSFSAAARKLGKSQSTVSAAVASLEIDLDVVLFDRSSRKPTLTPAGHVLLQRAEQVLEASSRLELAASQLAQGLEPKLSIAMSDTYQSDRFEVALSAFEQRYPDLELECLIAECEDLIALVQSGRAQIAFIEQQDVYPPDLTRAPVDERTEIALFVSPKHPLAGLDTLTAHALQQHRELRLASIINPNETRANGRVWSAPSYLMLLEMAQLGFGWAPIPRWLVERFGGGQLVELKARGWPRSVAVDALWSRHHPPGPAGSWLLGKMLE, encoded by the coding sequence ATGGCCTCTAACGAAGTGTTGCAGGCATTTGTCCAGGCGGCGACCCAAGGTTCGTTCTCGGCGGCGGCGCGCAAGCTCGGCAAGAGCCAGTCCACTGTCAGCGCAGCGGTGGCGAGCCTGGAGATTGATTTGGATGTGGTGCTGTTTGACCGCAGCAGCCGCAAGCCGACACTGACGCCCGCAGGCCATGTGTTGTTGCAACGCGCCGAGCAGGTGCTGGAGGCCAGCAGCCGGCTGGAGTTGGCGGCGAGTCAGTTGGCCCAGGGGTTGGAGCCGAAGCTGAGTATCGCCATGTCCGATACCTACCAGTCCGACCGTTTCGAGGTCGCCCTCAGCGCGTTTGAACAACGCTACCCGGACCTTGAGCTGGAATGCCTGATCGCCGAATGCGAAGACCTGATCGCCCTGGTCCAAAGCGGGCGGGCGCAGATCGCGTTTATTGAACAACAGGACGTGTATCCGCCGGACCTGACCCGCGCGCCGGTGGACGAGCGCACCGAGATTGCCCTGTTCGTGTCACCGAAGCATCCGCTGGCGGGCCTCGATACCCTCACGGCGCACGCCCTGCAACAGCACCGCGAATTGCGCCTGGCAAGCATCATCAACCCGAACGAAACCCGCGCCAACGGCCGCGTCTGGTCGGCCCCCAGTTATCTGATGCTGCTGGAGATGGCCCAGTTGGGTTTCGGCTGGGCGCCGATTCCCCGCTGGCTGGTGGAACGCTTCGGTGGCGGGCAACTGGTCGAACTCAAGGCACGCGGCTGGCCGCGTTCGGTGGCCGTGGATGCACTGTGGTCCCGTCACCATCCTCCGGGGCCTGCGGGGAGTTGGTTGTTGGGGAAGATGTTGGAGTGA
- a CDS encoding multidrug/biocide efflux PACE transporter — protein MNPTKSITERVCQAIGFEALALLICTPLLAWIMDKPALEMGMVTLAISLLALTWNVIFNGLFDRLKTRWHLANNAWTRGLHALMFEGGLILVCVPLIAAWLNISLVQAFILDIGVLLFFLPYTYVYHWGYDVLREKFLQKHAARRLDALAGDPVAAVGEQAGNRPADIIR, from the coding sequence ATGAACCCTACCAAGTCGATTACTGAACGTGTGTGCCAGGCCATTGGTTTCGAGGCCCTGGCGTTGTTGATTTGCACGCCGTTGCTGGCGTGGATCATGGATAAACCGGCCCTGGAAATGGGCATGGTCACCCTGGCGATCAGCCTGTTGGCGCTGACCTGGAACGTGATTTTCAATGGCCTGTTCGACCGCCTCAAGACGCGCTGGCACCTGGCCAACAACGCCTGGACCCGGGGGCTGCATGCCTTGATGTTTGAAGGGGGCTTGATTCTAGTGTGTGTGCCGCTGATTGCCGCCTGGCTGAATATCAGCCTGGTGCAGGCGTTTATCCTCGACATAGGTGTACTGCTGTTTTTCCTGCCGTACACCTATGTGTATCACTGGGGCTATGACGTGCTGCGCGAGAAGTTCCTACAGAAACATGCCGCCCGACGCCTCGATGCGCTGGCCGGTGATCCAGTGGCTGCCGTCGGCGAGCAGGCTGGCAATCGCCCCGCCGATATCATCCGGTAG
- a CDS encoding SDR family NAD(P)-dependent oxidoreductase — MTRKIALITGASRGLGKNAALHLAAQGVDIIGTYHSKAEEAQALVAQIEQLGGRAAMLQLDVSQSASFSQFVGEVAGVLKDVFAQERFDFLINNAGIGIHASFAETTEAQFDQLVAIQFKGPFFLTQQLLPLIRDGGRILNVSSGLARFSLPGYAAYAAMKGAMEVLTRYQAKELGARGISVNILAPGAIETDFGGGAVRDNASLNAMVANNTALGRAGLPDDIGGAIASLLADGSHWITGQRIEASGGMFL, encoded by the coding sequence ATGACCCGCAAAATCGCATTGATCACCGGCGCCAGCCGTGGCCTGGGTAAAAACGCCGCGCTGCACCTGGCGGCGCAAGGCGTGGACATCATCGGCACTTACCACAGCAAAGCGGAGGAAGCGCAGGCTTTGGTCGCGCAGATCGAACAATTGGGTGGCCGCGCGGCCATGCTGCAACTGGATGTCAGCCAGAGCGCGAGCTTCAGTCAGTTTGTTGGCGAAGTGGCTGGCGTGCTCAAGGATGTGTTCGCACAGGAGCGCTTCGATTTTCTGATCAATAACGCGGGGATTGGCATTCACGCCAGCTTTGCCGAGACCACCGAAGCCCAGTTCGACCAACTGGTGGCGATCCAATTCAAGGGCCCGTTTTTCCTGACCCAGCAGCTGTTACCGTTAATCCGCGACGGCGGCCGCATCCTCAATGTGTCCAGCGGCCTGGCGCGCTTCAGCCTGCCGGGTTACGCCGCCTACGCGGCCATGAAAGGCGCGATGGAAGTGCTGACCCGCTACCAGGCCAAGGAGCTGGGTGCACGTGGCATCAGCGTCAACATCCTGGCCCCGGGCGCCATCGAGACCGACTTCGGCGGCGGCGCCGTGCGTGACAACGCCAGCCTCAATGCGATGGTCGCCAACAACACCGCTCTGGGCCGTGCGGGCCTACCGGATGATATCGGCGGGGCGATTGCCAGCCTGCTCGCCGACGGCAGCCACTGGATCACCGGCCAGCGCATCGAGGCGTCGGGCGGCATGTTTCTGTAG